DNA from Paraburkholderia sp. ZP32-5:
CGGCGCCGTCACGACGTGACATACGGACGGCACCGACGAGAACGGAGAACGCGATGCAGCACGAACTGCGGTACAGCAGTAGATCTGCACGACGCCGCCATCGACGTAAAGCTCGATGGCCGAGATAAACGCGCTGTCATCCGGGCGAGTGAAGCGTTGCTTTACTTCACACCTTCAACAAGCCCTTCTCCTCGATAAACCTTACCACCTCGCTTAAGCCGTCGAGCGCCTTCAGATTGCACATTACGAATGGCCGCTCGCCGCGCATCTTCTTTGCATCCGATGCCATCACATCGAGATTCGCGCCGACCAGCGGTGCGAGGTCCGTCTTGTTGATCACCAATAGGTCCGACTTCGTGATGCCGGGTCCGCCCTTGCGCGGAATCTTCTCGCCGCCCGCGACGTCGATCACGTAGATCGTCAGGTCCGACAGTTCCGGACTGAAGGTTGCCGCGAGATTGTCGCCGCCCGATTCGATGAACACGATGTCCGCGTCCGGAAAGCGCGTGAGCATGCGGTCGACCGCTTCGAGATTGATCGACGCATCCTCGCGGATCGCCGTATGCGGACAGCCGCCCGTTTCGACACCCATGATCCGCTCGGCCGGCAGCGCGCCCGCGACGGTCAATAGACGCTGATCTTCCTTGGTGTAGATGTCGTTCGTGATCGCGACGAGGTCGTACTGCTCGCGCATCGCCTTGCAGAGCATTTCGAGCAGCGTGGTCTTGCCCGAACCGACCGGGCCGCCGACGCCGACGCGCAGCGGCGGCAGCTTCTTCGTGCGGGTCGTTGCGTGGGTGGTTGCGCTGGTTGTTGCGTGTGCAGCGGGATGATGAGGTGCGTTCATGATGGATCGTCGGAATCGTGTTGCTTACGAACGGAAGAGCCGCGAATACTGCGACTCGTGGCGCGCCGACAGGATGCCGAGCTGCGGCGCGAAGGTGTTGAGGTTCTCGCGCGAGGTCGCGAGGGCGCGCGTGACGGCCGCGTCGATCGGCTCGCGCAGCGCGACGATGATGCGCTGCCCCGCGAGCTGGCCGAGCGGCACCGCCTTCAACGCGGCGGCAGCCTGGTTCTCGACCCAGCTGAACGCGTAGGCGGCGAGCGCGGCATCGGTGGCGGCGTCGTGCGCGTGGGCGGCGAACGCGAACGCGGTCGGTTGCGCGAGCGGCGTGATCGATGCGAGCGTTGCGCGTCGCGCTGCATCGCCCCATTCGAGCGACACGCAGAGCTGCCGCAGCGACCAGCCCATCTGCTCGGTTTCGCGGCGCAGTTCGGCGGACTCGCGGCTCGCGAGAAATTCGGCGTTGGCTTCGCTGAGTTCCGCGGCGTCATGCGTGTGCCAACGCTCGATCTGCTGCGCGAGGAACGGCAACTCGCCGCGCGCGAGCACGTCGGTCAGACCGCTTTCGATCCATGCGCGCGCGGAATCGGCATCGGTGATCAAACGCGCTTCGATGGCCGCTTCGAGTCCCTGCGAGTAGCTGAATGCGCCGATCGGCAGCGCCGGCGACGCGAGATGCAGCAGCGCGGTGAGTTCAGCGATGCGCATGATGATGCGGGTGATGTGCGTGGCCGCAGGATTCGTCGTGAACGTGGCCTTCGTGATCCTGATCGTGGCTGTGGTTGTGGCCATGATCGTGCGAATGCGCATGGCCGTGCTCGTGGCCGTGCTGATGTTCGTGCTCATGCGAATGCCCATGACCATGATGCTCACCAAACACCTGCTGCGCGAGCGCATAGTCTTCGGCGAACGTCTCGTCGTGCCCATGCTTATGCCCGCCGCCATACGCGCCGGCTTCAGGGTGAAACGGCAACGACACCTGCTCGACCGTCGCGCCGATGCGCTTGAGCATATCGGCCAGCACCGGATCGTATTCGAGCTTCAGATAATCCGCGCCGACTTCCACCGGCGTATGACGGTTGCCGAGGTGATACGCGGCGCGCGTCAGCGTCAACGTATCGTTCGCGCGCACGAGCAGCACCGCTTCCGCTTTCGCGACGATACGCACGAGCCCGCCGTCATCGGC
Protein-coding regions in this window:
- a CDS encoding urease accessory protein UreF, translated to MRIAELTALLHLASPALPIGAFSYSQGLEAAIEARLITDADSARAWIESGLTDVLARGELPFLAQQIERWHTHDAAELSEANAEFLASRESAELRRETEQMGWSLRQLCVSLEWGDAARRATLASITPLAQPTAFAFAAHAHDAATDAALAAYAFSWVENQAAAALKAVPLGQLAGQRIIVALREPIDAAVTRALATSRENLNTFAPQLGILSARHESQYSRLFRS
- the ureG gene encoding urease accessory protein UreG, which gives rise to MNAPHHPAAHATTSATTHATTRTKKLPPLRVGVGGPVGSGKTTLLEMLCKAMREQYDLVAITNDIYTKEDQRLLTVAGALPAERIMGVETGGCPHTAIREDASINLEAVDRMLTRFPDADIVFIESGGDNLAATFSPELSDLTIYVIDVAGGEKIPRKGGPGITKSDLLVINKTDLAPLVGANLDVMASDAKKMRGERPFVMCNLKALDGLSEVVRFIEEKGLLKV
- the ureE gene encoding urease accessory protein UreE, encoding MRTLDKLLAPHLKLAPVLVKRAPTLTLAFDERRKSRLAATLDNGEAIALLLPRGTVLRDGDVLVADDGGLVRIVAKAEAVLLVRANDTLTLTRAAYHLGNRHTPVEVGADYLKLEYDPVLADMLKRIGATVEQVSLPFHPEAGAYGGGHKHGHDETFAEDYALAQQVFGEHHGHGHSHEHEHQHGHEHGHAHSHDHGHNHSHDQDHEGHVHDESCGHAHHPHHHAHR